One Desulfobulbus propionicus DSM 2032 DNA segment encodes these proteins:
- the istB gene encoding IS21-like element helper ATPase IstB — MLTHPTLDKLESLRLRGMVQALKQQWQQPEINELSFEQRLGLLVDRETDLRQTRQMQARLRKAKLRQNAVIEDIDFKHPRGLDRSQVLQLATCQWIKQKQNLLITGPTGVGKSYLACALSHTACREGFSVLYLRVARLFADLALARGDGRYIKLLATFAKTDLLILDDYGLAPFTREQRYDFLEILEDRHGLRSTLVTSQLPLEHWHEHIGDPTTADAILDRLVHNAHTLKLKGGSMRKKTPLTEQHDSK; from the coding sequence ATGTTGACTCATCCAACCCTCGATAAACTGGAATCACTTCGGTTGCGTGGAATGGTCCAGGCGTTGAAGCAGCAATGGCAACAGCCGGAGATCAACGAGTTGTCGTTTGAACAGCGACTTGGTCTTTTGGTCGACCGGGAGACCGATCTCCGTCAAACCAGGCAAATGCAGGCCCGGCTCCGCAAAGCCAAACTTCGGCAGAATGCGGTTATTGAAGATATCGATTTCAAACACCCCCGTGGCCTGGACCGGTCGCAGGTGCTGCAACTGGCCACCTGTCAATGGATCAAGCAGAAGCAGAACCTGCTCATCACCGGTCCCACCGGCGTGGGCAAATCGTACCTGGCCTGTGCCCTTTCCCACACCGCTTGTCGGGAAGGGTTCAGCGTGCTGTATCTGAGGGTTGCACGCCTCTTTGCCGATCTCGCCCTAGCCAGAGGCGACGGTCGCTACATCAAGCTCCTGGCCACCTTCGCCAAAACCGACCTGCTGATCCTCGATGATTATGGCCTGGCGCCGTTCACCAGAGAACAGCGCTATGATTTTTTAGAAATTTTAGAGGATCGCCATGGACTGCGCTCCACACTGGTCACCAGTCAACTCCCGCTTGAGCACTGGCATGAACACATTGGTGACCCCACTACGGCGGACGCAATCCTTGACCGACTGGTCCACAATGCCCACACCCTGAAACTCAAAGGAGGATCGATGCGGAAAAAGACCCCATTGACAGAACAACACGACAGCAAGTAG
- the istA gene encoding IS21 family transposase → MPAERLSMRKIYEILRLKYGHGLSNREVALSVSVSRSTVADYLLRAQAAGLSWPLPDGLDEKGLEQRLFPSVSPERQQSLPQPDWVEVQRELRHKGVTLALLWQEYKEKHPEGCQYSWFCQQYERWRGTVDPVMRQEHRAGEKLFVDYAGQTMEVLEGKTGEIRKAEIFVATLGASNLTYCEATWSQGLPDWIGSHVRCFAFLGGVPEVVVPDNLKSGVSKTCRYEPELNPTYQDMATQYGVAVLPARVRAPRDKAKVETAVQIVERQILAKLRHQRFFSLAELNQAISQHLHALNTKPFQKLPGSRQSLFHSLDQPALKPLPATPYEFALWKKATVHIDYHVEVDGHYYSVPSRLVKKRLDIRITSSVIECFDRGQRVASHQRSRDKGRHTTVTEHMPPAHRQYQQWTPERFLRWAAKIGPLTTQLTEKILASRVHPQQAYRSLMGILRLGKSYGNDRLEQACGRALVIGAVSFRSIDSILKNGLDKANEEEVAAPSPVVHDNIRGPHYYHPTLQ, encoded by the coding sequence ATGCCGGCGGAGAGATTATCCATGCGCAAGATTTACGAAATACTGCGGTTAAAGTATGGCCACGGATTGAGCAATCGAGAGGTGGCCTTGAGTGTGTCGGTGAGCCGGAGCACGGTGGCGGATTACCTGCTGCGCGCCCAGGCTGCAGGGCTTTCCTGGCCGTTGCCTGACGGACTGGATGAGAAGGGGTTGGAGCAACGACTGTTTCCCTCGGTAAGCCCCGAAAGGCAACAAAGCCTGCCGCAACCCGATTGGGTCGAAGTACAACGGGAGCTGCGGCATAAAGGCGTAACTTTGGCCCTGCTCTGGCAGGAGTACAAAGAAAAGCATCCGGAGGGGTGCCAATACAGCTGGTTTTGTCAGCAGTACGAACGGTGGCGGGGCACCGTCGACCCGGTGATGCGTCAGGAACATCGCGCCGGAGAGAAGCTGTTTGTCGACTATGCCGGTCAGACCATGGAGGTATTGGAGGGCAAGACCGGTGAGATCCGCAAAGCAGAGATTTTTGTCGCCACTTTGGGAGCCAGTAACCTGACGTACTGCGAGGCGACCTGGAGCCAGGGACTGCCGGACTGGATCGGTTCGCACGTTCGTTGCTTTGCTTTTCTCGGTGGTGTCCCAGAGGTGGTGGTTCCTGACAACCTCAAAAGCGGTGTGAGCAAAACCTGCCGCTACGAGCCAGAGTTGAACCCCACCTATCAGGACATGGCCACGCAGTACGGTGTGGCGGTCCTGCCGGCCCGGGTTCGCGCCCCACGCGACAAAGCCAAGGTGGAAACTGCGGTTCAGATCGTTGAACGGCAGATCCTGGCCAAACTGCGGCACCAACGGTTCTTCTCCCTTGCGGAGTTGAACCAGGCCATCAGCCAACACCTGCACGCACTCAACACCAAACCCTTCCAGAAACTTCCCGGTTCACGCCAAAGCCTGTTCCACAGCCTCGACCAACCGGCCCTTAAGCCTTTGCCGGCCACACCGTACGAGTTTGCTCTGTGGAAGAAGGCCACGGTGCATATCGATTATCACGTCGAAGTAGACGGGCATTATTACAGCGTCCCCTCCCGGCTGGTGAAAAAGCGGCTCGACATCCGCATCACCTCGTCCGTAATCGAATGTTTTGACCGGGGACAACGGGTTGCCAGTCATCAACGCAGTCGGGACAAGGGCCGCCACACCACGGTAACCGAGCACATGCCGCCGGCGCACCGGCAGTATCAACAGTGGACACCGGAACGGTTTCTCCGCTGGGCAGCCAAGATCGGCCCACTGACCACGCAACTCACCGAAAAAATCCTGGCCTCCCGCGTGCATCCTCAACAGGCCTATCGCAGCTTGATGGGCATTCTTCGTTTAGGCAAGAGCTATGGCAACGACCGGCTGGAGCAGGCCTGCGGCCGGGCGCTGGTCATCGGTGCGGTCTCTTTCCGCAGCATTGACTCCATCCTCAAAAACGGTCTGGACAAGGCCAATGAGGAGGAGGTGGCGGCTCCGAGCCCTGTGGTTCACGACAACATCCGCGGCCCTCACTATTACCACCCCACGTTGCAGTAA
- a CDS encoding ArdC family protein, which yields MDNQKISIYEEITAKIITALEDGVNPWAKPWQTVHYGPFRNALTNRPYRGMNVLLLNLVALARGHVDPRWLTFRNAEQLGGHVRKGEKGAAIVFWKFLPARDRDGDAAQDALTDDEQERKLIPFARSYTVFNVEQCEGVDLPPLVEHDAPDVDACNQLAEQILALPNLKHGGNKACYLPGPDMVILPHRSSFEHDDFYYATGYHEICHWTGHPDRLNRVFGTRFGDLGYAFEELVAEIGAAFLGAHTGIPFENMRHPEYIHHWLQILQGESKAIFTAAAKAQQAADFVLDKVGIAGVQEDGSAANELPVAA from the coding sequence ATGGACAATCAAAAAATATCCATCTACGAAGAAATCACCGCCAAGATCATCACTGCCCTGGAAGACGGCGTCAATCCCTGGGCCAAGCCCTGGCAAACGGTTCATTACGGACCCTTCCGCAATGCGCTCACCAACCGGCCCTACCGGGGGATGAACGTCCTCTTGCTCAACCTGGTGGCGCTGGCCCGTGGTCATGTCGATCCCCGATGGCTCACCTTTCGCAATGCCGAGCAACTGGGCGGCCATGTCCGCAAGGGTGAGAAAGGAGCGGCCATTGTTTTCTGGAAGTTCCTGCCCGCCAGGGACCGGGACGGCGATGCGGCACAGGACGCACTGACCGATGACGAACAGGAGCGGAAGCTGATCCCCTTTGCCCGCAGCTACACGGTGTTCAATGTGGAGCAGTGCGAGGGGGTGGACCTGCCGCCGCTGGTTGAACATGATGCACCGGATGTGGACGCATGCAACCAACTGGCGGAGCAGATCCTGGCTCTGCCGAATTTGAAGCACGGCGGCAACAAGGCCTGCTATCTGCCGGGTCCGGATATGGTGATTCTGCCGCATCGATCCAGCTTCGAGCATGATGATTTCTATTACGCCACTGGCTACCATGAAATCTGCCATTGGACCGGGCATCCCGACCGGTTGAACCGGGTGTTCGGCACCCGGTTCGGTGATCTTGGCTATGCCTTCGAGGAACTGGTTGCCGAGATCGGCGCTGCCTTCCTTGGTGCCCACACCGGCATCCCCTTTGAGAACATGCGGCATCCGGAGTATATCCACCACTGGCTGCAGATCCTCCAAGGCGAAAGCAAGGCCATCTTCACCGCTGCTGCCAAAGCCCAGCAAGCTGCAGATTTTGTCCTCGATAAGGTTGGGATTGCTGGTGTTCAGGAAGATGGTTCCGCTGCAAATGAACTCCCCGTTGCGGCGTAA
- the radC gene encoding RadC family protein, whose amino-acid sequence MLYIKDPCGDYQPAPKETILSEARKLSGYQFRRGAAILSPTAAKEAIGLKLTGLEYEVFGCLFLDSRHQVLAWREMFRGSINRNSVHPREVVKEALTLNAASVIIAHNHPSGGIQPSKEDLELTRTLTEILKVIDVRVLDHLIVGEEVLSLSETGHHSA is encoded by the coding sequence ATGCTCTACATCAAAGATCCCTGCGGCGATTATCAACCCGCACCCAAGGAAACCATTCTCTCCGAAGCTCGTAAGCTCAGCGGATATCAGTTCCGGCGAGGGGCCGCGATCCTGTCGCCCACCGCCGCCAAGGAGGCCATCGGGCTCAAGCTTACCGGCCTGGAGTACGAGGTGTTCGGTTGCCTGTTTCTCGACAGCCGGCATCAGGTGCTGGCCTGGCGGGAGATGTTCCGGGGTTCGATCAACCGCAACTCGGTCCATCCCCGCGAGGTGGTCAAGGAGGCGCTAACGCTCAATGCAGCGTCGGTGATCATTGCCCATAATCACCCCTCCGGCGGTATCCAGCCCAGCAAGGAGGATCTGGAACTCACCCGCACCCTGACCGAGATCCTCAAGGTGATCGATGTTCGGGTGCTCGATCATCTGATCGTGGGCGAAGAGGTCCTCTCCCTTTCCGAAACCGGCCATCACAGCGCCTGA